In Streptosporangium album, the following are encoded in one genomic region:
- a CDS encoding LacI family DNA-binding transcriptional regulator codes for MSGKKPARRVTSTDVAQATGLSRATVSFVLNDTPNQSIPQATRERVLQAAARLGYTPYAPARTLRSGRSDVVVLVLPGWPQGPTMTDLVDHATEAFSQAGYALVTHVHSGDPDRLASLWAALTPAAVFGMEPFSAEEAEGMRRAGITAVVPPPTSSPEEDLAASVWVRGTGRAQAEHLIARGHTRLAYALPDDSRLAVLAAGRAAGAAEACADAGLPALAVATAAADAAAAAQVLASWRAAPGSPTAVCAYNDEVALALLAGMRELDLAAPADMAVIGADDILAARFAVPPLTTVAIDSAELGARIAQALLRVLAGESVDPAFFPHDVRVVLRAST; via the coding sequence GTGTCAGGGAAGAAGCCTGCTCGGAGGGTCACCAGCACCGACGTGGCACAGGCCACCGGGTTGTCGCGCGCAACCGTGAGCTTCGTGCTCAACGACACACCCAACCAGTCCATCCCCCAGGCCACCCGCGAGCGCGTGCTCCAGGCTGCCGCCAGGCTCGGCTACACCCCCTACGCCCCCGCTCGGACGCTGCGCAGCGGCCGCAGCGACGTCGTGGTGCTCGTGCTGCCCGGCTGGCCCCAGGGGCCCACCATGACGGACCTGGTCGACCACGCGACCGAGGCGTTTTCACAGGCCGGATACGCGCTCGTCACCCACGTGCACTCCGGCGATCCGGACCGCCTGGCGAGCCTGTGGGCGGCGCTCACCCCGGCCGCCGTGTTCGGCATGGAACCCTTCAGCGCAGAGGAAGCGGAAGGGATGCGTCGGGCGGGCATCACCGCTGTCGTGCCGCCGCCGACGTCCTCCCCCGAGGAGGACCTCGCCGCCAGCGTGTGGGTACGCGGCACCGGCCGGGCGCAGGCCGAGCATCTGATCGCCCGCGGCCACACCCGCCTCGCCTACGCACTGCCCGATGACTCCCGCCTGGCCGTGCTGGCGGCCGGCCGGGCTGCAGGCGCCGCGGAAGCGTGCGCCGACGCCGGGCTCCCGGCCCTGGCGGTCGCGACGGCCGCAGCAGACGCCGCGGCGGCGGCCCAGGTGTTGGCATCCTGGCGCGCCGCCCCCGGCTCGCCCACTGCCGTGTGTGCCTACAACGACGAGGTGGCCTTGGCCCTACTGGCCGGGATGCGTGAGCTGGATCTCGCCGCCCCGGCAGATATGGCCGTCATCGGCGCCGACGACATCCTCGCCGCCCGCTTCGCCGTCCCGCCGCTGACCACGGTCGCCATCGACAGCGCCGAACTGGGCGCTCGCATCGCCCAGGCCCTGCTACGCGTTCTGGCCGGCGAATCCGTGGACCCGGCGTTCTTCCCGCACGACGTCCGCGTGGTCCTGCGCGCCTCCACCTGA